The proteins below are encoded in one region of Synchiropus splendidus isolate RoL2022-P1 chromosome 13, RoL_Sspl_1.0, whole genome shotgun sequence:
- the ndufa13 gene encoding NADH dehydrogenase [ubiquinone] 1 alpha subcomplex subunit 13, whose amino-acid sequence MAGSKVKQDMPPPGGYAAFDYKRNLPKRGLSGYSMFGIGIGVMAFGYWRLFKWNRERRRLQIEELEARIALMPLLQAEHDRRTLRMLRENLEEEAIIMKDVPGWKVGETVFHTDRWVPPVLEELYNLRPREQYLHQRYGFVWYV is encoded by the exons ATGGCGGGGTCCAAGGTGAAGCAGGACATGCCTCCTCCGGGAGGTTACGCTGCCTTTGACTATAAGAGAAACTTACCGAAACGCGGACTCTCTG GTTATAGCATGTTTGGCATCGGTATCGGCGTCATGGCATTTGGCTACTGGAGGCTTTTTAAGTGGAACAGGGAGAGAAG GCGCTTACAGATTGAAGAGCTGGAGGCCAGAATAGCTCTGATGCCCCTGCTGCAGGCCGAGCACGACCGCAG AACTCTACGGATGCTGCGGGAGAATTTAGAAGAGGAGGCTATTATCATGAAGGACGTTCCAGGCTGGAAG GTGGGTGAAACGGTCTTCCACACCGACCGCTGGGTCCCCCCAGTGTTAGAGGAGCTGTACAACCTCCGCCCACGTGAGCAGTATCTACACCAACGCTATGGCTTCGTCTGGTACGTCTAG
- the cirbpa gene encoding cold inducible RNA binding protein a, with amino-acid sequence MSDEGKLFIGGLSFETNEDSLTAAFSKYGTIERVDVIRDKETGRSRGFGFVKYDNVEDAKDALEAMNGKTLDGRAIRVDEAGKSGRARPSYGSAPRGGGRFSGPRGGRGSYNGDRGYDRGYNDRGFGGGDRSFGGGSGGYRSGGGGGGYSSGYRENRGQGGYSDRSGSYRDGYDSYAAHE; translated from the exons ATGTCGGACGAAGGTAAATTGTTCATCGGAGGACTGAGCTTTGAGACCAACGAGGATTCTCTTACTGCGGCCTTCAGCAAATATGGAACCATCGAAAGAG TCGATGTGATCAGAGACAAAGAGACTGGACGCTCTCGTGGTTTTGGCTTTGTCAAGTACGATAACGTCGAAGATGCTAAAGATGCGCTGGAAGCCATGAACGGAAAG aCTCTGGACGGCAGGGCCATTCGTGTGGACGAAGCAGGCAAGAGTGGACGCGCCAGACCCAGCTATGGCTCAGCTCCACGCGGCGGCGGCCGGTTCAGTGGGCCAAGGGGTGGAAGAG GAAGCTACAACGGCGACCGCGGCTATGACAGGGGGTACAACGACAGAGGCTTCGGGGGTGGTGACAGAAGCTTCGGAGGCGGCAGCGGCGGCTACAGGAGTGGCGGCGGCGGAGGTGGATACTCCAGTGGTTACAGGGAAAATAG GGGCCAGGGTGGCTACAGTGACCGCTCCGGGTCATACCGCGACGGATATGACAGCTATG CTGCACACGAGTAA